From Solea senegalensis isolate Sse05_10M linkage group LG19, IFAPA_SoseM_1, whole genome shotgun sequence, the proteins below share one genomic window:
- the pla2g10 gene encoding group 10 secretory phospholipase A2 has translation MSAFYRIVLLLSVAVAAVAAVGSVAAHGSQRERRSLLDLAGAIKCNTGRIALSYMMYGCYCGVGGQGWPRDKTDWCCFKHDCCYGDAEKRGCETKTKSYRWTCEDNAVECDDLDDMCDERVCECDRDFAKCLKRAAYILKNTFWPDMLCKEPKPTCNILQR, from the exons ATGTCTGCGTTTTACCGGATTGTCCTCCTGCTCTCAG TGGCCGTGGCCGCCGTGGCCGCCGTGGGCTCTGTGGCAGCACACGGGTCCCAGCGGGAGAGGAGAAGCTTGCTGGATCTCGCAGGGGCAATCAAGTGCAACACGGGCAGAATTGCCTTGAGTTATATGATGTACGGATGCTACTGTGGAGTGGGTGGTCAGGGCTGGCCCAGAGACAAGACGGACTG GTGTTGCTTCAAGCATGACTGTTGTTACGGCGACGCAGAAAAACGTGGCTGCGAAACCAAAACGAAAAGTTACCGATGGACTTGTGAGGACAATGCAGTGGAGTGTG ATGATTTGGACGACATGTGTGACGAGCGGGTGTGCGAGTGTGACAGAGACTTTGCCAAATGCCTGAAAAGGGCTGCATACATTTTGAAGAACACCTTTTGGCCAGATATGCTTTGCAAAGAGCCAAAGCCGACGTGCAATATTTTACAGAGATAA